TAATCCACCTAGATGTGGTGCCTGAGGGGAGCTCTGGAATATCTCTTAAATCACCTTCAATCTTCTTAAGAACCTCCTCAGCCTCTAATCTGGATATGGTCTCCTCAATAAATTCCCTTATCAACTTACTCCAATTAACATTATTTAGTCTCTGCATCCTCTCCTTCAACTCCCTTGGAATCC
This region of Candidatus Methanomethylicota archaeon genomic DNA includes:
- a CDS encoding CopG family transcriptional regulator, producing MSTVVCVRIPRELKERMQRLNNVNWSKLIREFIEETISRLEAEEVLKKIEGDLRDIPELPSGTTSRWIRIDRESH